Genomic DNA from Coffea arabica cultivar ET-39 chromosome 7e, Coffea Arabica ET-39 HiFi, whole genome shotgun sequence:
ttttcttgtctctttatatatatatataaaagtgaaaaatctCAAACTCCAAACCTCTCTATTACCCTCTCACCCCATTTCCCCATTTCCGTACCACCCAACTCAAGGTACCATTGCACGATGCATCTGCATTCTTTATGGAGGAAGAAACCGAATTTCCCGCCACGTCTCCCTTAAGGAAGAGGAACaaaatgaggaaaagaagacTAGTATTCGCCTTGAAGCTGAAGCTCATGAtttcccaaaaaagaaaaagaaactttttTGAGCGATACAAAACAATACTAATAATTTCAGGTTGTTCGAAAGCTAATACGGATAATGCGCGTCCTCTATGCTTCCATGACGCCTATGCATTGATGCGTCTGTAACTAATAGCTCCAGATTTAGCATTACATTCGAGAAATTCAAATCTTCTTTACGTCATAAACTGGGGATCTTTGTCTGCATCTTAAGAATGGCTTTGAAGTGTCACTGCTGTTACACTGAAAGTTGTTCAGAGAAGCGCACGATAAACCTTGTCTAGTGTCTTTGCATCCCCAGTGGTACTACCGCAGACCCAAACGGTAAATGGGCAACACCGATACCCAATAATCAGGTGCTTGAGCGAACCAAAACTGCTTGCTTAACGACTGGACTTCTCTCTGGCGATTGATTGCTCAGGGGATAGTATTTAGGTTGACAGCTTAGAAGCAACTGACAACTGACAATCAACCCCGACCCAAGATATCATGAAACAAAATTCTTTCATTTAAGCTAGTGATTTTTATAAGTACATCCAGTACAGGAGTATACAAATTCATCAAAATAATTATATGATCACATCgtcaaagttatttgaaaaaattggcAACCGTGCACTTTCAGTTTTAAGGTTGCCAGGTCTGTTGCAGGTAATACACGCTTCCACCTTCCCTTGCATTGTCCCTTCCCAGAGTAAGCATTCCTCCAATTTTGTATCTAAATCTCATCAAATTTAACAAAGATCTATAATCTACTAGGAAAAACGCAACTGTTATCGAATCCTGCTTGATAAAGTCATTCTTCTTTTGCACACAACCTCTCTGTCAAAGAAAACACAATGACTAATCAACAGATTGACCACGAGAAAAATGACTCTAAATCTGATTGCTGTGTCTGATAAGAAAATATTAATAAGAAGGAACGTGTGAACTAAATACTCTATACAAAAGTGGCCCGACAAATATATTACTCCTTAAACTGCAATCAACATGAAAAATAGCAAGAATGCAACAATATAGTAGGGAATGACAGCATAAACGCATGACAAGGAAATCCTGTGCCAAGATCATTAGAGGACATTATTCAAGCAGACTAAGAACCAAGGCAGTTGTGTAAAAAGGCAAAGACCGTACAGTTTAAGGCACTAAATTATAGTAGTTTCTCGCAACACAAACTAAAGCTAACAAGAAAACATTGTGTTGTGGCCTTAGAATCAATCTTCATCtctttcatttttactttttatgGTTTCATGAAAAATCAATAAGCACATAATTTCTAAAACAAGATGGAAAATGATGCTAAAAAAGCGGGATTTTGATGACATAATATGACTGGAAAACTCAAAGAGTCATACTCAAATATTCGTAGGCTAGTATCATTGAAGTTCCCCATGCTGACATGCTGAAAAACCTTGGACCGAGTCCTCTATAAAATCCTGTCCATCCATCTTCTGAGATCAATGTTTTGACTACTTGCCTGGTTGTGGGTCTCTTCTCATGCCCCATAACCTGTAGAACATGAAAGACTAGTTGCATAAAATCATCAACATCAAGAGCCTCATAGCAGAACATAGAACATCTAATTCAAAATCCAACATGTATTACTTTAAAGACAGTTAAATCATTCTAACTTCAAAAGAAAGAAGTTTGGGACTTCAAGCTACAGTCTTCACCATCTAAGGGCACCCGTTCTACTCCTGTTGCTATTAATATCACTTCTTTTGGGAAGCTGTGAACAAAATTTGCAGAAACTAGTTCCAAAGTCTAGGGCCAAGTCACTCACTTCAAAGATTTGAGTTGTTTGCAGCAAGATACTTGGAAAAGTCATGACTATAACATGAAAAGAACTAGGTGAAGGACAATGTAAAAACAAGATTACCGCCACCAGATAAAACAAGATAGTCTAAGCATGCTGACGCAGCCATCTATGTGGGCAATGAATGGTAAATTGTGTTCTTGTAATCTAGATCAGAATTTACAATTACTAGAACATATGCATGCCTGTAATCGAGTCTTGATAGTGTCCAATGGCGTTGTGATGCATGATGCAGTAGCACCAGCAAAGATCCCTCCAGCAGCTTGGACCATCACTATAGTCCCCTGACTAGGAGCTTGTCCCACATGCTCGCTGCCTTGACCTAGAAGCCTGCCAGAAACATCAGAATGATGCCATGCCAATCAAGATATAGAAAAGTTCAATTAGTATTCCCTCCATCCCATTGTCATGTTTTTCTATTTGGTCTGTCCCAAAATTTGTGTCAATTTCTAAATTTGGCAAAAAGTGTTTTATGCACTTTACAAGTCTACCCCTTCATTTACTTACTTGGGCGGCCCACCATTTTGTCATCAGCAAAAAGCCAGTCAAACGCATGGAAAGGTAAATATGTCATACAAACTAATAAATGCACAAGAGTGTGCAACACACTCGAGCTATGTCATGGGTTTTGGTCAACTAAAACTATTCTTTGGCCCCACAATCTACTATTTAGCCATTTGAGTAAGAATCTGAATTAGTATGTTCCAGCCCCACCACTCTTGCCAACTTGCTTTACTAAGGGTAATCATGTCAAACGAACCCAAACTTTTCACCAACTCACACTGCTGAAAAAAAAAGTACACTTCCCAAAATGTGACAAAAAATTTGGGACAGAGGGAGTATTTAATTTAGGCAGCATTTAAGCGTGCACTTTATGGATAGGATGCAAATGTTTACTTCTAATGTACAGCATCACAACCATGTCCAGAATCACAAGATATAGTTAGTAAGTCACTGATGCAATTGCAAATTATATAGTTGTTAACACGCATGCAGTTGGACTGGCAGAAGCAGAAACGTAAAATATTACAAATATTCAATAGTTAATTTTCCTTTCAACATGAGAGTCCATTTATAATCCTGTCCCGCATCTATTAGCAAgaaaactgaaatagcaaatcTCACCTCCAGATAAACCGTTGGCTTGAACCATAGCTTGCCCACCAAACAGCACTAGATGGGGAATAAGTCATAATAGATAGACCAAATCCTCTGTACAATCCACGAATCCCATCTGTTTTGAGAACTTGACGCACAACATCCAGGCCACCATTATAGCTTGCATGGCCTGAATATCCTTGCACCATCAGCTTTTGGCTAACCTTTTCAAAATCAGTTTCAAGCACTTAAACTCCCAAATTGACCACACAGCTTGGAACATTTATGCTGGAGAgaaaatttattggagaatACGTTTGTTGAAATTGGTTGAGCATGTAAGTTCTACTTGACAATAGAATAAACCAAACATGGAAAGTACGAATACTCCAggaggaaaacaaaagacatggaaaaattagattttgaatGGTAATTGTATACTCAAAAAGCAATCACCGAAAAAATGATTTTGTTAGCAAGACTATGAGATATCAAACCAAATTATAATATGGTAAATTTCCTCCCAGCCCCAAAATCTTACTCCCTTAGAATATTTGAAGATAGAGAGATGGCAACCGCATACCACATCAATTGGGACAAATACAGCTTGTGAACAGAGAGATGCAGACATTCCAGCAATTCCATTCGCAATAGCAGCCTGTGTAGGCTCTGAGAATTTGAATGGTTCAACCATTTTGTAAGCAGCCACCTTCGTTGTCTCTAATGCAGTGAGGAATATAATCCTAGCAGGAATTGCTCCAGTGATGACCGTACCAAAACCTCTGTACAATCCAGGAATCCCATCTGTTCTTAATATTCCTTTTATGACAGAAAATGCATCCTTCTCTACAGCTTCTTTTGTAGCAACCTGCAGCCTAGTCTTCACAACTGATATAGGATATAGTCCAACCGTAAGACCCGTAAATATTCCAGCTCCAACAACATAGAATTTGCTTTTGTCAAGCCTACAAGAAAGATTCAAAGAAACATAACACCACTGATTCTAGTATTTCTTTAACAGCGTCTATCAAGGTAATGCACGGCAAAGGAAATAAGTGATAATATTACTCAAAACAAATGTCAACTGTTAACAGATTCATTCAACTAATTATACAACCTACTCACCATTGTCCCTTCGTATAATTGCCTACAGAAAGCCAATAACCTGGCCATGCCCTAGAAATAGTCTCATATTTTTATGGGTAGGTATAGTCAGTTTCAGCTTCTACAATAAAACCAGGCAATAAGAAGTAATAAATACCCCACATTAAACCATCATAATAAGGAAAAAAATCCATCTACAATCGTCTCGCATTTGTGTAATCAAAACATAATTCAGCTTTAACAACAAATTGAGACACAAATTTAATACACTTTAAGACATTAATGCTCCAAATCGTAAGTCGTGATTGGCAAACTTAAATGCAATCACAAAGAAACAATAAAGGGGAAATGAAATTAATGAACAAAAGAACACAGTTAATTCGTAGCACCATAATTAGTCGGAAATAAGAATGAACAGGCGGATCAAGTAAACCTTACTTGTCCCAATTAATCTCCGCTTGACCTAACGAACCTCGATGAGCCTCAGCAGCGTCCATCTGGAAATCCGTCAACCAGGCAATACCAAATCCTAGAGGCCAAACTCGGAATGAATACTATTtctttttggcttttttttggggggcacaaaaaaaattgattaagtCTAAGATCTCTTCGAATTAGGATTCTTCGTTTAATGAATCaaacaggaaaaagaaaagaaatgaaagatgGTTCCTCTGCTGCTGACCAGTCATTTAAATGCTACAAATTTCGTGTGAAAAGATGAATGCCGTTTGTGCGTTTGTTTGACAGTTAGATTTTGGGCAACGCTGCAACCCTCATTGGCGGGCGGCGGCTGGAGCATCTGCCGTGCTAAATTACCCAATAAGACTCTCTTAGCCTAATTATGGAAAGCTAAAGCACAAAAGTCATGCAAGGGTGTTTCTGTCATTTTGGGGGAGACCGGTGTATCTGCTGCTGTTGAGTCTGCGGCTAAAATTTTGTACTACTTTAATCGTACgtcttttcttttccgtttcccttttttttttgggataatttcagaaacctccttcgagatttcaaataatttcaCTCGGCCCTCTTAAGTTTaagaaattacacttacctcccttggcATCAAAAAGTACCTAAAATGCCCTTCACTTGGTAGACAATTCTCAATTTAAAGCAATAGATttacaaaatccaaaaaaaatttctatttttctatctcgtctatttttgcttctttcttttctagttAATATACTATTATACCCTTTTTTTATTACCTTCAATTTTATGGatattagcaaattgaaattgGAATATTGACAGATGGAGCAGATTATGTGTCAAATTAGAAGGAAATGAAGAGACTCGTTGTAacatataaataaataatgaaattaaTTATTGAAATAAGAAGAAGAACCAAAGATATggaatttgtcatattttgCTTGTtgtcaataaattttttttgtaaaatatcAATAATTGCACGAGGATTTGTTGTTATAATTTTATTGTGGAGGTAGAATTTATTCTctacttttaaaatattaatatttttaaggtAATAAGGGAGTTGTAATGATGGTTTTAGATTAAATGAGTTTGTATTGAAAAGGTATTTGGGTATTGAGATTTCATTTTGGGATATAAAATTGGTTGTCAATGGTAtgtggtgtgtgtgtgtgtgtattttttgtatttgtatttttattttgttgcatAGCAAGCATCGATATTGTATGTGCAATTTGAGACTTTTGAACAGCTATTTAGATTTGGAGCTTATGGTTGGATGGTTATTAAGGATTAGGCTTGTCGATTTATGCAAAgtgtggaagaaaatgatttaatatactatgtttttctttcttaattttGTAGAAAAGAGCAATTTAAGATATTTGAGAGAAAATCTAGTTTGTCAAACGAACATTGTTATAGAAATAGTAAAAATAGGggaggtatatgtaattttaaaaACTTGAAGAGAACTTTCTGCAATTATTAAAAACCTTAatggaggtttgtgaaattatcccttttttttattaaaaaaaaaaaaagaagaagaagaactcaGTCCATTTTCAAGATTATGTAGTCATTTTCCGGGTGCTTTTACAAAAGATTTGTAAGGACGCTTTTTTCTTTGATAATTTACTTATGGAGATATTAAGATGGTTCAAATTTGGTTTTAGAAATTTGTAGAAACATgtttaataatatatttatgaaAAAACTCCACCACAAACGAGGAAAAGGAGAGAGAGTTATCATCGGTCTCTTGTGAGAACTTTTTACTTCTATGACGATGTTGCTGCCATATAATTACTTCTATATATTATCAAATGAGTGCTTGTTAGTGGAAGCCCAATTTTATTAATTACAAGGCGTGCGCAAGGGCATGCAAAACTGCCAACCATAAAAAATTCCTTTTTATGATACCAACCTTAAATATTCAATACCAAGTCGGTTAGCTGCTTAAGCtttgtttgatttcttaaatTTCACAGTCTACGGCTGTTAGAGATTCGAACTCTTGGTCAACGATTCGACTCGAGTAGCTGGTTTGTTAATTCAAGTTGAGCACTTGCCCCATAGAAGAAGAAGGCTCGAATGCTCGACCAATTTATTTGAGCAATTATAtcttttaattaaaaataatatatatgtgaaattaCACTTATACGTATGAAAGTAGTGAAATTTACTATTAAAGAATTGAGTTTGAATTCAAGTAATTCAAACTTGACACAACTTGCAAGAACCCCCGAAGTCATTTGAGTTGAGGTCGAGGCCATGTACTATTTGTTTGAAtcgaatttgaacttgagaGTTTTTACTCAATCAAATTCGAATAACATTGACAATAATTGAGCTCGACTTAACTAGAATGTATTCCTATTTCATACCAAATAAGGAGAACAAATAGAGAAACATATCATTATTAACGTATGTAGTCATATTGAGTAACACATAATCCATTTTgacatataaattaaaaaattgaacGATAACATCACTTGAGGAGGCCAACTAGTAGCAAACGCTTTAAATCATATTTCACTTAGTATATGATgatttttcataaaaatataatgaacAATTTGTAAAAATCCTTACGCGTGATTTGGGCGTAGCCTAATTCGTGCAGTGGCTCGGATGGAAGCCACtcacaccttttttttttttttttttttaaccaataCATGCCACCGAGAGCCAGTCATAATCCACGACTGAGTTGCAACTCTCAATCCGTCACCATCTtttgattttggttttcaaaCTAGTAGTGCCAACTGGCAAGTAGTAACGtttagggggggggggggtgattAGTGGATTATAGGTGTGGAGATTTAGCTTTTGTTTATCCGGGAGGAACACGTGCACGTGATATCAATTGAGCTGGCTTCGCACTGTCTTCCAACGCGGATTAAAAAGCAAACCCGTCAAAGTAAAGCTAAGCCCCACAGTATCCTGTTAACTTCACTGTAGAAAGTAGGACGGATAAATTCACCTAAAAATCCAAAATGTACTACTTATTATTAGGATTAATCTATCTTATATTATTGATCAGCGTTGATGAATGATaactatataaaatttaaatttaaaatttaatttttacacaTATGTCATAAATCTAATCGTGATAATATATGTACCGTCAAtttatataagatttacttttattattatatgtaattttacttttGAGTAGGGATATcaattctctcttcttttttttttcttttttccccttttctcttTGGTGGCAAAAGGAGATGCTACCAAAATAAACATTCGATGAACTTCTTgggttattattattatattaattaaagacaaaaaaagttaAGTGGGCAATTTTTCGTAGGACATGAACGTCCAGATTGACAAAGGGAATGGGACGAAAGCCGTCGATTAATAGTTTAGCGGCATTTCACTGTCGTCCtgttaatttatttgtttcgGTAAGGTGGAAAAAAGGGGTACCGCGGGGCCCCCACCCCGACTTGGTCATATTATTTGCCCCTTTCGAAACTTCTTTGTTTAGTAGTAGTATAATATTAAAGCCACCACCGACACTAGAAATGCTAAATGCG
This window encodes:
- the LOC113702433 gene encoding uncharacterized protein, yielding MDAAEAHRGSLGQAEINWDKLDKSKFYVVGAGIFTGLTVGLYPISVVKTRLQVATKEAVEKDAFSVIKGILRTDGIPGLYRGFGTVITGAIPARIIFLTALETTKVAAYKMVEPFKFSEPTQAAIANGIAGMSASLCSQAVFVPIDVVSQKLMVQGYSGHASYNGGLDVVRQVLKTDGIRGLYRGFGLSIMTYSPSSAVWWASYGSSQRFIWRLLGQGSEHVGQAPSQGTIVMVQAAGGIFAGATASCITTPLDTIKTRLQVMGHEKRPTTRQVVKTLISEDGWTGFYRGLGPRFFSMSAWGTSMILAYEYLKRLCAKEE